Proteins encoded together in one [Limnothrix rosea] IAM M-220 window:
- a CDS encoding ABC transporter ATP-binding protein, giving the protein MSSTFTKKPKPTDVDAPTLDVELRQVFKIFNGETAVCGVNLDIRKGEFFSILGPSGCGKTTTLRLIAGFEQPSAGDVLIQKQNMNDVPPYRRPVNTVFQSYALFNHLTVAENVAFGLKIQKLPKTEVRDRVQEALVRVQMEGYANRFPNQLSGGQQQRVALARALVNKPAVMLLDEPLGALDLKLRKEMQVELSRLHQDLGLTFVMVTHDQEEALSMSDRIAVMSHGKIEQIGTPHEIYERPATPFIADFIGDTNLINGKVYNTEGTVQNIVTSKGLKITVDLPEHQPNVMVANTHSNYSAKKQRPEIPSGEVVVSIRPEKIKVSLEAPERAANCYQGQLEHTMFMGTHVLYVVRLESGDRLRIKQPNTSASINHGTPVYTYWSTADCLALNA; this is encoded by the coding sequence ATGTCCTCTACCTTTACGAAAAAGCCGAAGCCAACCGACGTAGATGCGCCCACCCTCGATGTGGAACTGCGTCAGGTTTTTAAAATTTTCAATGGTGAAACCGCCGTTTGTGGCGTAAACCTCGATATTCGTAAAGGAGAATTTTTTAGTATTCTTGGGCCTTCTGGTTGCGGCAAAACCACAACGCTGCGCCTCATTGCCGGATTTGAACAGCCTTCTGCGGGGGATGTACTGATCCAAAAGCAAAACATGAATGATGTGCCGCCCTATCGTCGTCCTGTAAATACCGTCTTTCAAAGTTATGCTCTGTTTAATCACCTCACTGTCGCGGAAAATGTGGCGTTCGGTCTGAAAATTCAAAAGCTGCCAAAAACAGAGGTGCGCGATCGCGTCCAAGAAGCTTTAGTGCGGGTGCAGATGGAAGGCTACGCCAATCGTTTTCCGAATCAACTTTCTGGTGGTCAACAACAACGGGTCGCCTTGGCAAGGGCTTTAGTAAATAAGCCTGCGGTGATGCTCCTTGATGAACCACTTGGGGCCTTGGACTTGAAGCTACGTAAGGAAATGCAGGTGGAATTGTCGCGGTTGCACCAAGATCTCGGTCTGACTTTTGTGATGGTGACCCACGACCAAGAAGAGGCTCTCTCCATGAGCGATCGCATTGCGGTGATGTCCCACGGCAAGATTGAGCAGATTGGCACACCCCACGAAATTTATGAACGTCCGGCAACGCCTTTTATTGCTGACTTTATTGGTGATACAAATCTAATCAATGGCAAAGTCTATAACACCGAAGGAACCGTCCAAAATATTGTCACGAGTAAGGGTTTAAAAATTACAGTTGATTTACCGGAGCATCAGCCCAATGTGATGGTTGCCAATACCCACAGCAACTACAGTGCTAAGAAGCAACGCCCGGAAATCCCCTCTGGTGAGGTGGTTGTGAGTATTCGCCCTGAAAAAATCAAAGTGAGTTTGGAAGCTCCCGAAAGAGCTGCTAACTGTTATCAAGGTCAACTGGAACACACCATGTTTATGGGAACCCATGTGCTCTACGTCGTGCGGCTAGAAAGCGGCGATCGCCTGCGCATTAAACAACCCAATACCTCTGCTAGCATTAATCACGGCACACCTGTTTACACCTATTGGTCAACGGCAGATTGTTTAGCGCTAAACGCCTAA
- a CDS encoding GNAT family N-acetyltransferase, with protein sequence MNIDVTLRNYQDEDFPALQQLLIDTQIFYEPLDKQVIFQRKINHDAESIIVAEQDRHIIGTIFFVYDPWNSFIFRLGVHPDHQGQGLANRLMDEAEKRLRNRGMPRPTLFVEEDKEEVLTFYKKRGWEVLYKVFCLEKDLQQ encoded by the coding sequence ATGAACATCGACGTAACCCTACGTAACTATCAAGACGAAGACTTTCCAGCACTGCAACAGTTACTAATTGACACTCAAATTTTTTACGAGCCATTAGATAAACAAGTGATATTTCAACGAAAAATCAACCATGATGCGGAATCAATTATCGTTGCAGAACAAGACCGTCACATTATTGGCACAATTTTTTTCGTTTATGACCCATGGAATTCTTTCATTTTTCGCCTAGGCGTTCATCCTGATCACCAAGGACAAGGCCTCGCGAATAGGCTGATGGATGAGGCAGAAAAACGCCTGAGAAATCGAGGTATGCCACGCCCTACATTATTTGTTGAGGAAGATAAGGAGGAGGTTTTGACGTTTTACAAAAAGCGCGGCTGGGAAGTGCTCTATAAAGTTTTTTGTTTAGAAAAAGATCTACAACAATAG
- a CDS encoding DUF2993 domain-containing protein, translated as MEFLTVLLSGLLAAGAPIGLIVEEITGTRLSQRLEAAETFEVRVDNVPAHKIAKGEIDRIRIASRGIEIVEGFRLEVLELETAPLNVDLQRLRQRQFDAETFKEPVQAGLRLVLTETDLNESLRSPRVRQVLQPLINRLLIRPGSPKPPQYSLDEAIIDFVGDNRFEFRGKISQIDPQTGELENSELTLSYTLELTSGSEIQWTEGAGTINSQPLPSPAIMGFSQGISGRLNLTRFDERGVTARFFALNLNDTELETALFLQFMPRQSE; from the coding sequence GTGGAATTTTTAACTGTTTTATTATCAGGTTTACTCGCAGCAGGTGCGCCCATTGGCTTAATCGTTGAGGAAATTACAGGCACACGGCTCAGTCAACGTCTTGAGGCAGCAGAAACCTTTGAGGTGCGAGTGGATAATGTGCCCGCCCACAAAATTGCCAAAGGCGAGATTGACCGCATTCGCATTGCTAGTCGTGGCATCGAAATTGTTGAAGGATTTCGGCTAGAGGTTTTAGAGCTAGAAACAGCGCCACTCAATGTTGATCTTCAAAGATTACGTCAGAGGCAGTTTGATGCAGAAACATTTAAAGAGCCTGTACAAGCTGGATTACGCTTAGTTTTGACAGAGACAGACCTCAATGAATCGCTGCGATCGCCGCGAGTGCGCCAAGTATTACAACCGCTGATTAATCGTCTGTTAATTCGTCCCGGTTCACCGAAGCCACCCCAATACTCATTGGATGAAGCGATCATTGATTTTGTCGGTGACAATCGCTTTGAATTTCGCGGCAAAATTTCCCAGATAGATCCCCAAACAGGTGAACTCGAAAATTCTGAATTAACTCTTTCATATACTCTGGAGCTAACATCAGGTAGTGAAATCCAGTGGACAGAAGGGGCAGGCACAATTAACAGTCAGCCTTTGCCATCGCCCGCCATTATGGGGTTTTCTCAGGGCATTAGTGGTCGTCTGAATTTAACGAGATTTGACGAACGGGGAGTAACGGCACGCTTTTTTGCGCTCAATCTCAACGACACTGAACTTGAAACAGCGCTCTTTTTACAATTTATGCCAAGACAATCTGAGTAG
- the tsaE gene encoding tRNA (adenosine(37)-N6)-threonylcarbamoyltransferase complex ATPase subunit type 1 TsaE, with translation MTKSFLLPDTAATLDFGKRLGECLQPYAVLLLKGDLGVGKTTLTQGIGTGLGITEAIASPTFTLVNEYHAGRIPLYHLDLYRLEPEQVDSIYPETYWEGVESEPGITVIEWSERLPFLPESYFEIILSHTDDDQRQAIITATNADLAGLFQ, from the coding sequence ATGACGAAATCTTTTCTGCTCCCAGATACGGCGGCAACTTTGGATTTTGGCAAACGGCTAGGGGAATGCCTACAACCCTATGCTGTGCTGTTGCTTAAAGGTGATCTTGGGGTAGGAAAAACCACATTAACCCAGGGTATTGGTACGGGGCTCGGCATCACTGAGGCGATCGCCAGTCCGACATTTACGCTGGTGAATGAATATCATGCGGGACGAATCCCGTTGTATCACTTAGATTTGTATCGCCTAGAGCCAGAGCAGGTGGATAGTATTTACCCAGAAACCTATTGGGAAGGCGTAGAAAGTGAACCGGGCATCACCGTAATCGAGTGGTCGGAGCGCCTACCATTTCTGCCCGAAAGCTATTTTGAGATTATCCTAAGTCATACCGACGATGATCAACGGCAGGCAATAATCACTGCAACAAATGCAGATCTCGCCGGACTTTTTCAGTAG
- a CDS encoding DUF3181 family protein, whose product MASTADIEKLAAEIGENVYIDVAGWHLYLSDARLHTSIAEKVMSLIEDRAVKEAAVMDVVKGIQVPLGGKQTFVALTQLIPPAVQQDLVKLLEDYQANY is encoded by the coding sequence ATGGCTAGTACCGCCGACATCGAAAAACTCGCAGCTGAAATTGGGGAAAATGTTTACATTGATGTTGCAGGCTGGCATTTGTATTTATCAGATGCTCGTTTACACACCAGCATTGCCGAAAAAGTGATGTCACTCATTGAAGATCGCGCCGTTAAGGAAGCGGCTGTTATGGATGTGGTCAAGGGCATTCAAGTACCTTTAGGTGGCAAACAAACCTTTGTTGCATTAACTCAACTCATTCCCCCAGCCGTGCAACAGGATTTGGTAAAACTGCTCGAAGATTATCAAGCGAACTATTAA
- the moaC gene encoding cyclic pyranopterin monophosphate synthase MoaC, which yields MQDFSKKKVQTVLSHLNEAGEAQMVDVSEKKVTKREAIATGRVFMSKACFTAIQAGDAPKGDVLGTARIAGIMAAKQTSNLIPMCHPLPIKKVNVTFTPDTTAIGYLIEASVTTKSETGVEMEALTAVSVAALTLYDMAKALDKEMTITDIRLLKKTGGKSGDYIRKSL from the coding sequence ATGCAAGATTTTTCCAAAAAAAAAGTTCAGACTGTTTTATCTCACCTCAATGAAGCTGGTGAAGCTCAGATGGTGGATGTTTCTGAAAAAAAAGTCACGAAACGGGAGGCGATCGCCACAGGTCGGGTGTTCATGAGTAAAGCTTGTTTTACCGCGATCCAAGCAGGTGATGCTCCCAAGGGAGATGTCTTAGGGACAGCGCGCATTGCCGGGATTATGGCCGCCAAACAAACCTCAAATCTAATTCCCATGTGTCATCCCTTACCCATCAAAAAAGTGAATGTGACCTTTACGCCTGACACCACGGCGATCGGCTATCTCATTGAGGCTAGCGTCACCACAAAATCAGAAACAGGAGTGGAAATGGAAGCTCTCACCGCAGTATCCGTCGCAGCTCTGACCCTATATGACATGGCCAAAGCCCTAGATAAAGAAATGACGATTACAGACATCCGGCTATTGAAAAAAACAGGCGGCAAATCCGGAGACTACATCCGAAAATCTTTATAA
- a CDS encoding plasmid replication protein, CyRepA1 family yields MNVVALEGDRPLDYLLYSDDLPRRNDGRLGEGYLQKYQHTEAGGWWCSGVDLLTGGADLWGCFKPEQPRIGGAKGKPIKYEHPPKVSTGLFALRVPPHIWQLIATRYQVAFSEDAWDSSQPDGGFWQWLKEHTEIPLVITEGAKKAGALLSAGYAAIALPGIYGAVRTPKDATGQRLGRSRLIPQIKKLVEGQRKIFIAFDQDQKPRTIKAVNAAIRKTGYLLKKQGCDVAVITWDSQLGKGVDDLIAHHGQDKFNQLYQQAPSLELWKARDLNQLTYNRHHEQNQRYLGEIVAPETAKIVAIKSPKGTGKTRQLETVVARAIARQQKVLVIGHRIRLVEELCQRFGLDYIRDLPADKGRTTEPSLKTKGYGLCIDSLHEKSQAHFNPHQWSDALIVIDEVEQVLWHGLNSSTCRDYRVNILQTFKTLIQNVFEGEGQIYISDADLSNVSVDYLRSLGGQEVTPFVIENTWQADKKSGYTLNHYNEGTPKRLIKDLEEHIKAGGKPFVCLSAQKLKSQWGTSTLELYLQNQFPQLRILRIDSETLADAKHRAYGCMTNLNEVVTEYDVVLASPAVETGISLDLKGHFTSVWAIAQGIQTVNSVCQALSRVRENIPRYLWVAKYGFNKIGNGSTSIPSLLHSSQKLTQTNIRLLQQSDFAALEDLDTQFQAESLLCWAKFAVRINAGMVNYREAVLAHLTSEGHNLVPAIEAAAKSKKKTTKKKAKPEASQLTIALNSIRETSYLAECQAIAQASPLSKTRYLALKKKLVKTPKERYQLRKYELQKRYNIPVTTELVNRDSDGWYRKLRCHYFATLGRPYLADRDALIAKHLMQQGNGQIFQPDFNHSQLGAIIGTIEILGIHDLLHQPQKELHNLDPNMQHMAAIALENRQAIKTTVGIGLAKNSTPMMILKRFLELIGLDLAYLKMRSIQKKRTRIYQIMAPDDGRQTVFQHWLQVDQKCPGTSAFWQEDCQQYLQQLQKTRTEKTSNYKQLTFDLPTEEAS; encoded by the coding sequence ATGAATGTTGTTGCTTTAGAGGGCGATCGCCCTCTGGATTATTTACTGTACTCAGATGACCTGCCTCGTCGTAATGATGGGCGTTTGGGGGAAGGATATTTACAGAAGTATCAACATACAGAAGCCGGTGGTTGGTGGTGTTCTGGGGTTGATTTGCTTACGGGGGGCGCTGATCTATGGGGTTGTTTTAAACCGGAACAGCCGCGCATTGGTGGTGCTAAGGGCAAGCCGATTAAGTATGAGCACCCCCCCAAAGTCAGTACGGGACTATTTGCCTTACGGGTACCGCCCCATATTTGGCAGTTAATCGCAACGCGCTATCAGGTGGCATTCAGTGAGGATGCCTGGGATAGTTCCCAGCCCGATGGTGGTTTTTGGCAGTGGCTTAAAGAACATACGGAAATTCCCCTTGTGATCACCGAAGGGGCGAAGAAAGCAGGAGCTTTGTTAAGTGCGGGTTATGCGGCGATCGCCCTACCGGGTATTTATGGTGCAGTTCGTACTCCGAAAGATGCAACGGGGCAGCGCCTTGGGCGATCGCGATTAATTCCCCAGATCAAAAAACTAGTGGAAGGGCAGCGCAAAATTTTCATTGCCTTTGACCAAGATCAAAAACCCCGTACCATCAAAGCAGTTAACGCAGCGATTCGGAAAACGGGTTATCTCCTCAAAAAACAAGGCTGTGACGTTGCCGTAATCACTTGGGACAGTCAGTTAGGCAAAGGCGTTGATGATCTCATTGCCCACCATGGTCAAGACAAATTTAACCAGCTCTATCAGCAAGCCCCATCCCTAGAGCTGTGGAAAGCGAGGGATCTCAATCAACTCACTTACAACCGCCACCACGAGCAAAACCAGCGGTATCTCGGAGAGATTGTTGCCCCAGAAACCGCCAAAATCGTTGCGATCAAATCTCCCAAAGGCACAGGGAAAACCCGCCAACTCGAAACCGTCGTCGCCCGGGCGATCGCCCGCCAACAAAAAGTTTTAGTCATCGGACACCGCATCCGTCTAGTCGAGGAGCTATGCCAAAGATTCGGTTTAGATTACATTCGTGATTTACCAGCAGACAAAGGCAGAACAACAGAGCCAAGCTTAAAAACCAAAGGTTATGGCCTCTGTATCGATTCCCTCCACGAAAAATCCCAAGCCCATTTTAATCCCCACCAATGGTCAGACGCGCTCATTGTCATTGACGAAGTTGAGCAAGTGCTGTGGCATGGCCTCAACTCCAGTACCTGCCGGGATTATCGGGTCAACATTCTGCAAACCTTTAAAACCCTTATCCAAAACGTCTTTGAAGGGGAAGGGCAAATTTATATTAGTGATGCCGATCTAAGTAATGTATCGGTTGATTATCTGCGCAGCCTCGGTGGTCAAGAAGTGACTCCCTTTGTCATCGAAAACACTTGGCAGGCGGACAAAAAGAGTGGCTACACCCTAAATCACTACAACGAGGGTACGCCCAAGCGACTTATTAAGGATTTAGAAGAGCACATTAAAGCAGGTGGTAAGCCCTTTGTCTGTCTCTCGGCCCAAAAGCTAAAAAGTCAATGGGGGACATCGACCCTAGAGCTATATCTCCAAAATCAATTTCCCCAGCTCCGTATTTTGCGTATTGACTCGGAAACCCTCGCCGATGCGAAACACCGGGCCTATGGCTGTATGACGAATCTCAATGAGGTTGTAACTGAGTATGATGTTGTTTTGGCGAGTCCAGCGGTAGAAACAGGTATTAGCTTAGATCTCAAGGGTCACTTTACGTCTGTGTGGGCGATCGCCCAAGGGATACAAACAGTCAATTCAGTCTGTCAAGCCCTGAGCCGTGTCCGGGAAAATATTCCCCGTTATCTATGGGTCGCGAAATATGGGTTTAACAAAATTGGCAATGGCTCCACTTCCATTCCCTCTTTACTGCACTCCAGCCAAAAACTGACCCAAACAAATATTCGTCTATTGCAACAATCTGACTTTGCCGCCCTAGAGGATCTTGACACCCAGTTTCAGGCCGAATCATTACTATGCTGGGCAAAATTTGCTGTGCGCATCAATGCAGGTATGGTGAATTACCGTGAGGCTGTTTTAGCGCACCTCACCAGTGAAGGTCACAATCTTGTGCCAGCGATAGAAGCAGCAGCAAAATCAAAGAAAAAAACCACAAAGAAAAAAGCGAAACCAGAGGCAAGTCAACTTACTATTGCCCTCAATTCTATTCGCGAGACCAGCTACCTAGCCGAATGTCAGGCGATCGCCCAAGCTAGTCCCCTCAGTAAAACGCGCTACCTAGCCCTCAAAAAGAAACTCGTTAAAACACCAAAAGAACGTTATCAACTGCGCAAGTACGAACTACAGAAACGCTACAACATTCCAGTCACGACAGAGTTAGTTAACCGCGACAGCGACGGCTGGTATAGAAAGCTGCGTTGCCATTATTTTGCCACCCTCGGTCGTCCCTATTTGGCGGATCGCGATGCCCTCATTGCCAAACATCTAATGCAACAGGGTAATGGACAAATTTTCCAACCAGATTTTAATCACTCTCAGTTGGGTGCCATCATTGGCACTATCGAAATTCTAGGGATCCATGATTTACTGCATCAACCCCAAAAAGAACTTCATAATCTTGATCCGAATATGCAGCACATGGCGGCGATCGCCCTAGAAAACCGTCAGGCAATCAAAACCACAGTAGGCATTGGCTTAGCGAAAAACTCAACCCCAATGATGATCCTGAAGCGATTTTTAGAGCTGATAGGTTTGGATTTAGCTTACCTAAAAATGCGGAGTATTCAGAAAAAACGAACTCGTATTTATCAGATTATGGCTCCCGATGATGGGCGACAAACGGTATTCCAACATTGGTTACAGGTGGATCAGAAATGTCCCGGCACATCTGCGTTCTGGCAGGAAGATTGTCAGCAATATCTCCAGCAGCTCCAGAAAACTCGCACTGAAAAAACATCAAATTATAAACAGCTCACTTTTGATTTACCGACGGAAGAAGCATCTTAA
- the ctpC gene encoding carboxyl-terminal processing protease CtpC has product MSNYKPFVLGATALVLTAVTVTGAGMHYSQSKAYIRNSPKEVVDEVWFVINKEYVDATFNQNDWRRVRKEYLEKDYSNQEEAYDAIRDMLALLDDPYTRFMPPQDFENMQIDTSGELTGVGIQISKDKETDEVVVIAPIEETPAFEAGIISQDKIVAVDGTPTDGMELNDVVNMIRGKRGTEVILTIRRNEEILEFSIVREIIQIHPVKASIDTNAIGDIGYIRLTQFSGQATSEMREAIEDFEAQNVDGYILDLRSNPGGLLYASIDIAQMWLNGGGIVSTVNRVGEVDRQEAKAKAITDKPLVVLVDGGSASASEILSGALQDNDRAVLVGTQTFGKGLVQSVRRLGDDSGVAVTIAKYLTPSGRDINKEGIVPDFVVELEEEMREQLQADRTKIGTMADPQYSKAVELLKEQLVTGKLPIPTASEADQNS; this is encoded by the coding sequence ATGTCTAACTACAAACCCTTTGTACTTGGTGCAACAGCTCTTGTTCTGACAGCAGTGACCGTCACAGGGGCGGGAATGCACTATTCCCAGAGCAAAGCCTACATCAGAAATAGTCCAAAGGAAGTAGTGGACGAAGTTTGGTTTGTCATTAACAAAGAATACGTTGATGCCACCTTTAACCAAAACGACTGGCGACGCGTCCGCAAAGAATATCTCGAAAAAGACTATAGCAACCAAGAGGAAGCCTATGATGCCATTCGAGACATGCTGGCATTGCTAGATGACCCCTATACTCGCTTCATGCCGCCCCAGGATTTCGAGAATATGCAAATCGATACCTCCGGTGAGCTGACGGGGGTCGGCATTCAAATTAGTAAAGACAAAGAAACCGACGAAGTTGTGGTCATCGCTCCCATTGAGGAAACACCAGCCTTTGAAGCAGGCATCATCTCCCAAGACAAAATCGTTGCCGTTGACGGTACACCCACTGACGGTATGGAGCTAAACGATGTCGTCAATATGATTCGCGGTAAACGCGGCACCGAAGTTATTTTGACGATCCGCCGCAACGAAGAAATTTTAGAGTTTTCCATTGTCCGCGAAATCATTCAAATTCATCCAGTCAAAGCGAGTATCGACACCAATGCCATTGGTGATATTGGCTATATTCGTTTGACACAATTTAGCGGTCAGGCAACTAGCGAAATGCGTGAGGCGATCGAAGATTTTGAAGCGCAAAATGTTGACGGCTACATCTTAGATCTACGCTCAAACCCCGGCGGTTTGCTTTATGCAAGTATTGATATTGCTCAAATGTGGCTCAATGGAGGTGGCATTGTTTCGACCGTTAACCGAGTGGGGGAAGTGGATCGCCAAGAAGCCAAAGCGAAGGCGATTACTGATAAACCCCTTGTGGTACTGGTCGATGGCGGCTCTGCTAGTGCTAGCGAAATTCTTTCGGGGGCGTTGCAGGATAATGACCGGGCTGTCCTTGTGGGTACTCAAACTTTTGGGAAAGGTTTAGTGCAGTCGGTTCGTCGCCTTGGGGATGATTCTGGTGTGGCTGTCACTATTGCGAAGTATCTCACCCCCTCTGGTCGCGATATTAATAAAGAGGGTATTGTTCCTGATTTTGTTGTGGAGCTAGAGGAGGAAATGCGTGAACAACTCCAGGCAGACCGCACTAAGATTGGCACAATGGCGGATCCTCAGTACTCCAAAGCTGTTGAGTTACTTAAGGAACAGTTGGTAACGGGAAAACTGCCCATCCCCACTGCTAGTGAGGCTGATCAAAACAGCTAG
- the dxr gene encoding 1-deoxy-D-xylulose-5-phosphate reductoisomerase gives MTNAKAISILGSTGSIGTQTLDIVRSHPDRFRVVGLAAGRNIQLLAAQVAEFEPEIVATHDERLLPELKALIKDFPRVQVIGGKEAIAEVARYGDAESVVTGIVGCAGLLPTIAAIEAGKDIALANKETLIAGGPVVLPLIEKHGVKLLPADSEHSAIFQCLQGVPEGGLRRIILTASGGAFRDLPVEKLKTVTVKDALKHPNWSMGQKITIDSATLMNKGLEVIEAHYLFGKDYDDIDIVVHPQSIIHSLIEVQDTSVLAQLGWPDMRLPLLYALSYPERIYTDWETFDLVKAGDLTFREPDHEKYPCMNLAYAAGRAAGSMPAVLNAANEQAVALFLEEKIEFLDIPRLIEKVCDRHEKDNQATPALADILHADQWARQEVLNLQPQLI, from the coding sequence ATGACCAACGCCAAAGCAATTTCTATTTTGGGTTCTACGGGATCTATCGGCACACAAACCCTCGATATTGTGCGATCCCACCCTGATCGGTTTCGCGTTGTTGGTCTGGCGGCAGGGCGCAATATTCAGCTGTTGGCGGCGCAGGTGGCTGAGTTTGAGCCGGAGATCGTTGCAACCCATGATGAACGTTTATTGCCGGAGCTCAAGGCGCTCATTAAAGATTTTCCCCGGGTGCAGGTGATTGGGGGAAAAGAGGCGATCGCCGAAGTGGCTCGTTATGGCGATGCGGAAAGTGTGGTGACGGGCATCGTTGGTTGTGCCGGATTGTTGCCCACCATTGCCGCCATTGAAGCAGGTAAAGATATTGCGTTAGCAAATAAAGAAACCCTTATTGCTGGTGGCCCCGTTGTTTTACCCCTCATTGAAAAGCATGGTGTTAAACTGTTGCCCGCAGATTCGGAGCATTCGGCTATTTTTCAATGTTTGCAAGGAGTTCCTGAAGGCGGTTTGCGACGGATTATTCTCACGGCTTCTGGTGGAGCGTTTCGGGATTTGCCTGTTGAAAAATTAAAAACGGTTACAGTTAAAGATGCTCTGAAGCACCCCAATTGGTCGATGGGTCAAAAAATCACCATCGATTCGGCAACTCTGATGAATAAGGGTCTAGAGGTGATTGAAGCCCATTATCTTTTTGGCAAGGATTACGATGATATTGATATTGTGGTGCATCCCCAAAGTATTATTCACTCTCTGATTGAGGTGCAAGACACATCGGTATTGGCGCAGTTGGGTTGGCCGGATATGCGTTTGCCGTTGCTTTATGCTTTGTCTTATCCGGAGCGCATTTATACGGACTGGGAAACGTTTGATCTCGTAAAGGCGGGAGATTTGACCTTCCGGGAACCTGATCACGAAAAATATCCTTGTATGAATCTGGCCTATGCTGCGGGTCGTGCGGCGGGATCGATGCCTGCGGTACTGAATGCGGCCAATGAGCAGGCTGTGGCGCTTTTCCTAGAGGAAAAAATTGAGTTTCTTGATATTCCCCGCCTGATCGAAAAGGTTTGCGATCGCCACGAAAAAGATAATCAAGCGACTCCTGCATTGGCGGATATTTTGCATGCAGATCAGTGGGCGAGACAGGAAGTGCTCAACCTCCAGCCCCAGTTGATTTAG